From Coffea arabica cultivar ET-39 chromosome 2e, Coffea Arabica ET-39 HiFi, whole genome shotgun sequence, the proteins below share one genomic window:
- the LOC140036386 gene encoding uncharacterized protein yields MPAWYNPQAVCAYHSGAPGHATFDCKALKHKIQDMVEAGEIVIRKREAQGPNVNRNHLPKHANIIGVILDDTEYVEPVKELTREAEVFGVTDQPFVIELPFEEDEKPFVLDLTPAESEALEPVIIEFPKQEPVLSLQQVPWNYNEPTVQIGEKSIAKEEVSVVTRSGKIVSPFEATIPIQANNSEPPAKPTITEKKALDFLKRLQRSEYNVIEKLSKSPAQISMLDLLFSSDVHRDALIECVIHQANYFFDDELPAEGIGHNKALYIVVRCNGKRLPKVLIDNGSALNICPWSTLEKLGLQDIKLRPSGTIVRGFDGAQREPIGEVDLVVEMGPAQFQITCQVMHFPSAYNVLLGRPWIHKSGAVPSSLHQLLKFVVNDKLITIFAEEDCLVIIDSESKEEGSRSSTVTPHSTSDIVSVSWITKEEQDLSRASVMMAKEMIRGGYEFDKGLGRDLQGILKPVEIMEKNDSFGLGFRPTAKDIREMKEEYTDSSFITILNEDGTAPQRS; encoded by the exons ATGCCCGCGTGGTATAATCCACAagctgtctgtgcttatcattctggggCCCCCGGACATGCCACCTTCGATTGCAAGGCGCTTAAGCATAAAATCCAAGATATGGTTGAAGCCGGGGAGATTGTAATCCGGAAAAGGGAGGCGCAAGGGCCGAACGTAAATAGGAACCATTTACCGAAACATGCCAATATCATTGGGGTTATTCTGGATGATACGGAGTATGTGGAACCGGTCAAAGAATTGACAAGggaagctgaagtgtttggggtcacagaccaaccCTTTGTCATAGAATTGCCATTTGAAGAGGACGAAAAGCCCTTTGTTTTGGATCTCACGCCAGCAGAGAGTGAGGCTTTGGAGCCAGTAATCATCGAATTCCCGAAGCAGGAGCCTGTTCTGAGTCTGCAACAAGTGCCATGGAATTACAATGAACCTACTGTACAGATTGGGGAAAAGTCAATCGCGAAGGAAGAAGTGTCAGTGGTCACCAGATCAGGGAAAATCGTAAGTCCATTTGAAGCTACCATTCCGATTCAAGCAAATAATTCCGAGCCACCCGCCAAACCAACAATCACTGAGAAGAAAGCCTTGGATTTTCTTAAAAGGCTCCAGAGAAGTGAATACAATGTGATTGAGAAGCTAAGCAAGTCACCTGCCCAGATATCCATGTTGGATTTACTTTTTTCTTCAGATGTGCATAGGGATGCGTTGATCGAG TGTGTTATTCACCAAGCAAATTACTTTTTTGACGATGAATTGCCGGCggaaggcattggacataacaagGCCCTGTACATAGTTGTTAGGTGCAATGGGAAAAGGCTGCCGAAGGTTTTGATTGATAATGGATCCGcgcttaatatctgtccttggagcACCTTGGAAAAGCTGGGATTGCAAGACatcaagctgaggccttcagggaccataGTTCGAGGTTTTGATGGAGCACAAAGAGAGCCAATAGGAGAAGTGGATTTAGTAGTTGAAATGGGACCCGCCCAGTTTCAAATAACctgccaagtcatgcactttCCTAGTGCTTACAACGTTTTGCTTGGCaggccatggattcacaagtctGGGGCGGTGCCTTCTTCATTACATCAGTTGTTGAAATTTGTAGTAAATGACAAGCTGATAACTATATTTGCCGAAGAGGATTGCCTTGTAATCATCGATTCCGAGTCCAAAGAAGAGGGTAGCCGAAGCTCCACAGTGACCCCTCATAGCACATCTGATATTGTCTCCGTCAGTTGGATAACAAAGGAGGAGCAAGATCTATCAAGggccagtgtcatgatggctaaGGAGATGATCCGTGGAGGCTATGAATTTGACAAAGGGCTGGGACGAGATCTGCAAGGAATTTTAAAGCCAGTGGAGATTATGGAGAAAAATGATTCGTTTGGTTTGGGTTTCCGACCGACTGCTAAGGATATCAGAGAAATGAAGGAGG